tatattatatacaCATTATATAAAATTGTCAATGATTTGTTGTAGCCTTTTAATTCTCATCATCGAGAATACGTAGCCCCGAGaagtttaatagatttctctgAGGAAGGAATTTCATCACCTTCAAAAGCATAACAGTACACGAGTACATGCTTTTATTAAACCACTATGAATCTTTTTATTCCAAGCTAACCTCGTTGTATTACCTATAAGGCCCTTTCACTAGTCATCTTCCTTGTAGGTTTCATCTCTTGAGCACAATTACAACCGTGTACACATCTTCCCTCTATCTACTTCAAATCTCAAAGCATTCCAAGGACATCCTCTAGAAAGAGGAGGTTTACTCAAATTAAATTGTATAAATAGTACAGGAGAGAACCAAGTCCGCAATTGAACTATCAACTAACATTGAGGCTCACCTTTCCAAGGGATCTCCTCTATTTGAATAAAAAGGAGTATACACAGCTGCAGCAATTTTGTACCGCAGATTGTATTTCTGAGCAATTATTGGCCTAACATCTTCAACCCCAACTAAGCTCTCCAAAAATGGAAGCAGTAAAAGCAATTCTTGATCTGAACGATCATCAAACCAGCTCTCAATTGGTATACCATTGTCCACCTGGAACCCAAATGCCTGAGAAGAAAATAAAACCACCAACTTTGTAAAGAATTGAAGTTTCAATAACtttacaaatgaaaaaaaaaaaatcttgattgAACACATAAATTCACTAGATAAGAATCAGATGGTTGCCCTTTTTAAGTGCACAAGCATGGTCATCTGAAAGTGAGCGTTAATGCAGTAATGGATATGGATAAAAACAATTCAACAATTTTCAGCAAATACACGTAGAACCAAGAATACACAAAGGGAAAAGGAAACTCTTATTAAATTCTCAATAGTCAATAATACTCGCATTAAATTCAATTCACTTCTCACAAATCATATTATTTTTTACAtgatttctatttcttttaaaatgatttttttctaagttaaaaataattgaattctTTCACCTATTAAGTTTCTGAACATGAGAATTGACAAAAAAGAAATCAACTGAATTcaattcttataaaattctagTTTAAAAACAAGGGGATTAAGCTCTactataataaggacatgacttatccagaaagattatattcatgtttgttcccaagttatttatatgagatataaataagatggaatggtgagtctcatgccatataacaaacatgataggcacttataaatgataagtaggccgaaccagtggcacttatgataagcacatggagtttactcttgtcaatgttttgtcataaatcatattagtgcatataatgtttagacctgagatagcacaggtaccttatatataggtagtttgagtttgatactgctttcatacttgtactatgtatgggtatatgggcatgtgttggctcctactagtgaatctctctaagtaaatagatataaaatcctatgttcatttaattgttcttgatgtttcaagttcgacaaatagatttattaaagagtttctaatgagaaaatcttttaatcaaaattaaaagaacataatattcatagcaaatggagtttgacattgagttgggatttttgagagattctagtgcatgataacatatgattataggttcatttaaggtaatggcatgctatgctaagtgttaaccatggtctatgagattcataaaatgatttagagaaatcatttatggtaggaaagagttctgatgatattaagagttgatatcaagagttgatatcatgtctcgttgccaattagtgatgagcctagtaagtcacatacatacacaagttatcacctatttaaatatgatttaattaattaattattaattgattaattaattgatttacatgacttgaaaccaaatctagataattggaaattaaatttatatttaaaatttaattaaaattaattaatagattaattaattaattataaattaattagaagaagaaaaataattatttttaagtaaGACACATTTTGGTACGTGGCACCATACCATGAGATGGTGGgtgttttaatcatgtaagatgattaaaatcaaaattaaatataggtttgacatttggcacaatgtgattgggtcacttaaacctagagctaatcaaagggtgatatgtggcaagggtttaatgtgttaacctagctatttaagtgtggttatgaaaaataACCAGCCACGCCACTTTGACTTCTTCATctcattagccatcaatctcttacttgattttctaattaatagaaaaagctttagaagctacaacattcttgatttaatctagggttctaaaattaatctgattaattttaaaatcttaaatggcaaatacagattcaaaaacatattaaaagagttttaatatgttgtttatcattgaaatcaaatagataaaaataaatcttgcatgatgcatgtgacactaggtgaaaattttttaattcaatggtataaacttgtgtttttcacgcttccgttccttcagattcTACATCATCAGGTTTCCATCAAGTTCTTGATATACTCAACAAATTGGAAGTAATGATGACATCCCATGCAAAAAATTTTATGAAGGTGAAATTCTTCGATTTGTTGTAGGCAAATCATTTTCATGCCATGAGGAAGCCTCTTGTCAATTGTATGCCTAGTGCTGTCAGTCAGACAGCCCCTATGAAGTAAACATAAAAAGGGAATGTAATATGACCAAATAAAAATCTGATAAAGTGATACTGGTCACGTAGATTTCTTGAATACTCCAAGTCTCCTGTTGAAAACAGAAGTAAAACTTAGATAAATTAGTAGCAATGAGGAATTATCAACAGGTACCTGAGGAGAGTTATCGATTATAATAACACGTGCCAAATCTCGGCCAAGAACTGACAAATCTTTGAGGTAGTTCCCCTCCACAAAAACACAAGATTCACGGTAAACACGATGGCGGAATATCTTCCTCTTTGGATCAAGCACATTTAGTAGCTGCTCTGCATAAATACTTTGACTAGCTGTAAATATGATGATTTCAAAAAGAGTGGAAACTCTCTCCAAAAAATCTTTGAGGTAAGGACGGCATCGAACATAGACTGAATGCTCCTGGAGGTTAAAGTTCACAGGAAATGTGAAGTCTGCATTGTCACAAGGTTCTAGTGTGGAATGCACCAAAGTCTCTGCCAAATCAAAACTTCAATTAAAATGTGTGGAGTTTGAAGACCAACAGATAAAAGAAGGTAGATTAATGGCAAAACATCCATGTCACAACTGAAtcaagagataaaaatgaaaacTGCATCAGTCATAAGGGGAAAAAAATCAGAAAGAACAGTTTTCTGCAACTTCTCCCTGAGTACAAATAAAAACATGAACTGCCTCGGCGTATTAAAAGAGACAACAGAAGGAGCCAGAATGCCTGAAGTAACATCTAGATCAATTAGCATAATTGAATAACCAGCAAACCAACATATATGATAAACCTGTTTGAGGCACTTTCATTTCTAAGAAACTGGAATTAAATATCTGACTTCCTTACCATCCAAGTCTAAAACAAGAGTAACAGGAGGGCAGCTCCGCGTCTGTTTAGGTAGCAGCATTGGCCGAAATGTGGGAACTACTGATGACAACTCAGGCAAgttctttataaatacataaggaTCAAAGTCATCAAATTCCCCATAGTCATCATCCTCCTTAGTTGACATGCAATCTTGATCATACTCATCAACACATTCCAATTTTGAATTCTTCATGGCAAGATATATAGCTGAAACTTCAGATGAAAGGCCAGCTTCTTCTGAATTTCCATTAGAAGGATAATTCACAGTATTTGTATCTATAGAAAACATTGAGGATGATGTGTTTGGATCATCTCCTATGTACTTATGGCATGTCTCCTTCTCATCTTCTCCAGATGTAGATTCTAAAGTGTCTCGAGCAACGTGGCCATCCTGCATATCAACTTCTGAGCAGCATGTTCTACTCTCCTGGTGTAATTTCTGTTCCCCACTTCGAAACAATTTGATGAAGTTGACTAAACCACAGATATAAAAACTTTTTAAGCAAAAGGGCCGAGATAACACAAACATTAATTATACAAATACACAAACACAGGTAATGGTTTTATTAACAAAAGGTCAAATTTATCCACCTACCTCCATTGGCAATTTCACCTCCAGCAATTTTAGAAATGCGAAAAGCAGGGGAAAATATGCATAGTTCCTCATTACAACCCTgcaataaaaattaagaaatcatACAACAAAACCTTTACGGTCCTAATATAAAGTGTTCTTTGTTTACACTAGTTCTTTTGATGTAAAACATTTCCTATGGCTATTACATTAAACAGCTCCTATGAAATATGATCACAAAAAATAATGATGAGCATATCAAATTACATGAATACATTGACAAACCCAAAGAAAATATCATCACGCCTAGTTTGTGGACAATTACCTCATGATCACACAAAGAAGCAGCATTAGATGTCTCATTATGCACTGAGCTGTGCATAGTATTCAATTCTGTACCTGCAACAGGCTCCCCATTTTTCTTTTGAAGACTGCCAACTGAGTTTTGGAAGCAGAAGAAAATAAACTAATTTCATAACAGACAGGTTACATTAAACTAGTAAATACAAAGTTTAAcacttacaaaaatacaaaatgctGACTTCAATGCTACTCCTCCCCAAAACTCTAATGTGAGAGCTGATAAggtgatatgaaatttgacacaaTCATGACATAAGAGCTCCGTATGTTTCACAGAAATAAATTGTCTATGAGAAATAATTTCTAAGAAAATGTCTATTTTTTATTGTTTGGTGGCAATACTAAAGATCAGTTTGAAATCATTGTTAAGCGTTTGGACTTCGGAGTATATTAGAAAATACTAATTTATTTCAGTGCATAAGACTGTTAAAATGTTTGCATTTAAAAACttcatattttctatttatagtgAAATATAAGAGAAAATtgtagaaaaaaataataataaattataatcacTGTTAGAGATCAATGAGGGCCACCAGTGGCTAATGATGGCTGGAGATTTCTCCTATTGCTATAAATTTGTGAAAATCTAATAATTACTTACcagtttgagaaaaaaaaaaagtaaattactTTTATTGAAAATGGTCAGTTTTCCCTTTGGCTGGGAAAACATTCAGTTAACCAATTTCCTTATTGTCCAAACACTAGAAATATGGAAAATGATTTCTTgcaaaaatatttttacaaaacaaACAAATCCAAAAAGGTCAAATGCACAAATATGAAAGAAAGCAATCAAAATTCCATGTGTAAACAAAAGGATATGTCCTTTATTAGCAAATTTAATGTCTTCAAGACAATGAAGAACAAAGCATGACCAAAAGAATAGTGAAGGAAAGGCAGGGCCAGTTGAAATGTCCATTTTATGGTAAATGTACGTAAACAAGTGGTGTAATCGAGTGGGAAAAAGGAAGTTGCGAGAAGGGGGGGGTTAAAGGGCGGAACAAAAAAGAAGACCAATCAACATAAGCTGACCTCAAATATAACCACGTGTTGCTGAAGTTGAATAAGCTTAGGGAGTCTCATCATAGATATGCTAAATGcgtaaattacatttcattggGACGAACTATATTGCACTGCATCATCTTGTTGGATTAGCAATTAATTTTACCCACTACCAGGCATTACATTAAATGTTTCATGCTGATACTGACATGCATTTTAGTATTGAACAGGTCCAGGATAAAACAAGTCTAACATAAGAATTTAATTGGGAAGTACAGTTAATATACAGTCTTTTTCAATGAAAATAAGATAACCCCAACAGTGTTTAATGCTCAAAAGCTACAGCAAGCTTAGCAAGGTTCCTAAATACACCGTTAGAAAGAACGCAGCGTACCACATTTTTGCTTTCTAACTGAAGATGTAATGAGCTCTGTAACTTTTTTCTGATTAGCTTGTACATTATCAGAAGCTTTCATCTGAGTTCTGGAAATCCTGGGACTGCCAAGTTCTCTTGAAGTAGTTCTTCCAGAAATTTTTTTCTTGGTTCGCATTTCCAAAGGATGACAGTTACAAACTCAAGAAGGCTATTCCCACTAGCTTTCCTTCGGGAAACAATTCAAAAATTGCAGATACAGTCCTGCCCAGAGTGTCCTGTATTcaaaaatcatatttaatcaaacaaTGGTCAATAACTGTATTCAAGTCAAATGGCAATAATCATTAACTGATTATAATTTTGAAATACAGTGCATGTtcttcaaaattaaaataaagcataaaatagaaataatatatatatcccCATGATTTAAGAAGTACCAGATCATTGACGGTACAGCAAAAAATCCCTAATAAAGTTGAAAATAAACATCAGCGCATGTATGTTAGGCAGCGTCACTGTTAAATATACTAGctgaagaaggaaaaaaaatcatTGTCAAAATAAACTGCTAAACTTATAAAATAAGGTCCCCTCGTCAAAATTATTCAAACGAACTCCTAACTAATCACTAAGGCTGTATTTTTATATGAAGGATGTGAAATGGAGGAACCTGAAACTTTTGGGGTTTTAATTACTTGGGTGAGGTTTATAACACATGggtttagcttttttttttttttggctacaACACATGGGTTTACTTTAATTGATTTCTTACATTCATTGGTCACAAGTCCAAATATTGATTCATTCAATTTgaattaagagtttaaattcaaatCCTTAAATAGTTGAATTTAAAATTCCATATTCAAACATAACCTGAGTTTCTTCAAACATCTAGAGCCAATCGGCCTAGGAGCAATAGACTGAACAGGTACAGCACCTGAAACAAAGTCAGTAACaaagagagaaagaagaaaaccCAGAAACTAAAGTACATCAAGCTGAGTTCCTTCCGCCCATTCAATTCTAACTCTAGAAACTAAAAATCAACATGCCTGAAATTCTTTTCCCCATATAAcatgaaccaaaaaaaaaaaaaaccatattaTTCAAATTAGCCCCACTCCAACCAAacacaaccccccccccccccccccccaccaccCCCCAAACCGCCAACCTCTCCCCAACCCCCAGTTTAATACCTATAACAGATAACAACCAGTTTGGGAATCAAGTGGAGCAACTAAGTAAAATGGAAGCAACAACCAAGCATAAAACAAAAGCTAAAACCCTAATTATTCTCCATTTCTAACACCTCAAACATCAAAAATCCACAAAACATAGAACCACAGCAAAACCATATCCAAAATCGAGCATTTAAACACGGCAAATGCATCTCAACAAACTAAAATCCTACAAAACACAGCTACCAATAGCACAATAAAGAACCAGGAGTATTAATAGAAAGCTATTCTTGAGCTAAAAGAAGAAAAGCAAGTTAAGCTCAACAACTGCTTGCCTGGAAGAAAATCAAGCATGAACAGATCAGATGTTGAAGTCACAGTAACTTCAGCTCATGAATTAAATGACAGAAACAGATCCAATAACAAGCTACAACCCTAGGTTTAAACAGAGAAATTGGTTTCGAGGTTTCGTTTTTTCGGAGGTTTTTTCCCTCCAAAGGAAGCGAAAAGAGAGGGAAATTGAAAAGGGAAAATTATTTTTGTCTTAACAAAGGGGTAGACCGGTCGAGAGgatacatataaaaaaaaaaacaaaaataaaaataaaaaatctctctggataatcaattaataaaatattataatcttATATGTTTAAAACAAATTCATCTTAATTTTCTGTAACTTTCCTAATTGATGTTTTATCCTTGATTCCTCACTGGCGCATGTAGACTATGTGGTATACTCGCTTAATTTAGAAACCACGAATCCAAATGATGACACCGTTTGCCAAGAGAGTGGCGCTTGGACTTGCTCGACATAGCTTGAGTGTGAGGATGAAGCAGCTTCTATTTCTCTTTATTGTCAAAACGGTGCGTTcgtaattcacaagttaaaaccattttaacattattaaatttttttaatggaTTCATTTAACTTGTGAAGATTAGCCGCATGAAttatgaatttttcttttttaaatttaattttttatcaggttaatatataagatacataataaataaaatgtataataaaatttatttattaaatatataaattttatatatttatgctTTGAATTCATAGTGATCgagtttaaataataatttttatattatatttataaattattttaaatttataaatatttaaaatttaaattttaaaaaattattgtgttCACCTAAAAACacgtttaataaaaataatttataaatatatttattattaaaatttttaataaaaatttgtgTAAATTATTTTGAGCAAAAATGTTTATCGGTTTTTTAAATCTCCAACTATTTAAAGCCATAATCTGAAAAATTATTTCtcaatagaaaaaataaaaaaataatgcatATAAAATGGAATGAAAATACtttaataattaagaaaataaaaatatattttgtctcacacaataaaatttttattttcatctaaaaatatatttttctaaatatttttttaaataaatatgtcaactaattaattttattaaaataaaaatattaaatagtaatttttttaaaaatataataacttgctaattagttttactaaaatagaataattaaataatagtTTGATTGTCattgactaataaaaaatttaattaatagactaaaaaatttaacaaaaaaaaaaatatatatatatatatatataactaatagtatattttttaaaatgtaaaaataaattaattggttTCATTAATaacatatattatattattagatTTG
This sequence is a window from Hevea brasiliensis isolate MT/VB/25A 57/8 chromosome 10, ASM3005281v1, whole genome shotgun sequence. Protein-coding genes within it:
- the LOC110640106 gene encoding uncharacterized protein LOC110640106 isoform X1; translated protein: MRTKKKISGRTTSRELGSPRISRTQMKASDNVQANQKKVTELITSSVRKQKCVGSLQKKNGEPVAGTELNTMHSSVHNETSNAASLCDHEGCNEELCIFSPAFRISKIAGGEIANGVNFIKLFRSGEQKLHQESRTCCSEVDMQDGHVARDTLESTSGEDEKETCHKYIGDDPNTSSSMFSIDTNTVNYPSNGNSEEAGLSSEVSAIYLAMKNSKLECVDEYDQDCMSTKEDDDYGEFDDFDPYVFIKNLPELSSVVPTFRPMLLPKQTRSCPPVTLVLDLDETLVHSTLEPCDNADFTFPVNFNLQEHSVYVRCRPYLKDFLERVSTLFEIIIFTASQSIYAEQLLNVLDPKRKIFRHRVYRESCVFVEGNYLKDLSVLGRDLARVIIIDNSPQAFGFQVDNGIPIESWFDDRSDQELLLLLPFLESLVGVEDVRPIIAQKYNLRYKIAAAVYTPFYSNRGDPLERGCPWNALRFEVDRGKMCTRL
- the LOC110640106 gene encoding uncharacterized protein LOC110640106 isoform X2, encoding MRTKKKISGRTTSRELGSPRISRTQMKASDNVQANQKKVTELITSSVRKQKCVGSLQKKNGEPVAGTELNTMHSSVHNETSNAASLCDHEGCNEELCIFSPAFRISKIAGGEIANGVNFIKLFRSGEQKLHQESRTCCSEVDMQDGHVARDTLESTSGEDEKETCHKYIGDDPNTSSSMFSIDTNTVNYPSNGNSEEAGLSSEVSAIYLAMKNSKLECVDEYDQDCMSTKEDDDYGEFDDFDPYVFIKNLPELSSVVPTFRPMLLPKQTRSCPPVTLVLDLDETLVHSTLEPCDNADFTFPVNFNLQEHSVYVRCRPYLKDFLERVSTLFEIIIFTASQSIYAEQLLNVLDPKRKIFRHRVYRESCVFVEGNYLKDLSVLGRDLARVIIIDNSPQAFGFQVDNGIPIESWFDDRSDQELLLLLPFLESLVGVEDVRPIIAQKYNLRYKIAAAVYTPFYSNRGDPLERL
- the LOC110640106 gene encoding uncharacterized protein LOC110640106 isoform X3 — encoded protein: MCSHIRVLGRSSIEVSILYFFGSLQKKNGEPVAGTELNTMHSSVHNETSNAASLCDHEGCNEELCIFSPAFRISKIAGGEIANGVNFIKLFRSGEQKLHQESRTCCSEVDMQDGHVARDTLESTSGEDEKETCHKYIGDDPNTSSSMFSIDTNTVNYPSNGNSEEAGLSSEVSAIYLAMKNSKLECVDEYDQDCMSTKEDDDYGEFDDFDPYVFIKNLPELSSVVPTFRPMLLPKQTRSCPPVTLVLDLDETLVHSTLEPCDNADFTFPVNFNLQEHSVYVRCRPYLKDFLERVSTLFEIIIFTASQSIYAEQLLNVLDPKRKIFRHRVYRESCVFVEGNYLKDLSVLGRDLARVIIIDNSPQAFGFQVDNGIPIESWFDDRSDQELLLLLPFLESLVGVEDVRPIIAQKYNLRYKIAAAVYTPFYSNRGDPLERGCPWNALRFEVDRGKMCTRL
- the LOC110640106 gene encoding uncharacterized protein LOC110640106 isoform X4, whose product is MYKLIRKKLQSSLHLQLESKNVGCNEELCIFSPAFRISKIAGGEIANGVNFIKLFRSGEQKLHQESRTCCSEVDMQDGHVARDTLESTSGEDEKETCHKYIGDDPNTSSSMFSIDTNTVNYPSNGNSEEAGLSSEVSAIYLAMKNSKLECVDEYDQDCMSTKEDDDYGEFDDFDPYVFIKNLPELSSVVPTFRPMLLPKQTRSCPPVTLVLDLDETLVHSTLEPCDNADFTFPVNFNLQEHSVYVRCRPYLKDFLERVSTLFEIIIFTASQSIYAEQLLNVLDPKRKIFRHRVYRESCVFVEGNYLKDLSVLGRDLARVIIIDNSPQAFGFQVDNGIPIESWFDDRSDQELLLLLPFLESLVGVEDVRPIIAQKYNLRYKIAAAVYTPFYSNRGDPLERGCPWNALRFEVDRGKMCTRL